A portion of the Chryseobacterium tructae genome contains these proteins:
- a CDS encoding beta strand repeat-containing protein, whose translation MKKLSILAASLASALMFSQVQDAMSYQAIIRNSSNQLVSNQNVGMRFSILKGSTTGTVVYSETQTQSTNNNGLVSVKIGTGTLVSGSYSTINWGADIYFIKIETDPNGANNYTITGTSQLLSVPYALYAKTSGSSIPGPQGATGAQGIQGVTGATGITGAQGIQGIPGATGATGAQGIQGAIGATGVTGAQGIQGVTGATGITGAQGIQGITGATGVTGAQGIQGIQGITGATGVTGAQGIQGVTGATGITGAQGIQGITGATGVTGAQGIQGVTGATGITGAQGIQGITGATGVTGAQGIQGVTGATGVTGAQGIQGVTGATGVTGVGFSNGTGGGQLFLTNSSAPFSPGVPVNMSGDATINASGALTIGTNKITTTKIADASVTVAKIATTAGTAGSSTYLRGDGTWAAPSSSGGAQLLTGTNTVTMPGASTPNAFTITVNGAAVGDAVIVNPLGNIPTGDFPPIYTAKVTSANTITVYMYDAGSIAGLSFSFKATVIK comes from the coding sequence ATGAAAAAGCTTTCCATTCTAGCAGCCTCTTTGGCTTCTGCTCTCATGTTCTCGCAAGTGCAGGATGCAATGAGCTACCAGGCTATTATTAGAAATTCAAGTAATCAATTGGTAAGTAACCAGAATGTAGGAATGAGATTTTCTATATTGAAAGGCTCCACAACAGGAACTGTAGTATACTCAGAAACTCAAACTCAATCTACCAATAATAATGGTTTAGTAAGTGTAAAAATCGGAACTGGTACTTTAGTGAGTGGTTCTTATTCTACCATTAATTGGGGGGCAGATATTTACTTTATAAAAATAGAAACGGATCCTAATGGAGCCAATAATTATACCATAACAGGAACATCACAGTTGCTAAGTGTCCCTTATGCTTTATATGCAAAAACTTCAGGAAGTTCTATTCCTGGCCCTCAGGGAGCTACCGGAGCTCAAGGTATCCAGGGTGTGACAGGAGCTACTGGTATTACGGGCGCTCAAGGTATTCAAGGAATTCCAGGTGCAACGGGAGCTACCGGTGCTCAAGGAATTCAGGGAGCTATCGGAGCTACTGGCGTTACAGGCGCTCAAGGTATTCAAGGAGTTACCGGAGCTACTGGTATTACGGGCGCTCAGGGCATTCAAGGAATTACTGGTGCAACAGGAGTTACAGGCGCTCAAGGTATTCAAGGTATTCAGGGAATTACTGGTGCAACGGGTGTTACAGGTGCTCAAGGTATTCAAGGAGTTACCGGAGCTACTGGTATTACAGGCGCTCAAGGTATTCAGGGAATTACTGGTGCAACGGGTGTTACAGGTGCTCAAGGTATTCAAGGAGTTACCGGAGCTACTGGTATTACGGGCGCTCAGGGCATTCAGGGAATTACTGGTGCAACAGGAGTTACAGGCGCTCAAGGTATTCAAGGAGTTACCGGAGCTACTGGTGTTACTGGCGCTCAAGGTATTCAGGGAGTTACAGGAGCAACTGGTGTTACGGGGGTAGGTTTTTCTAATGGAACTGGCGGGGGACAATTGTTTTTGACTAATTCATCAGCACCTTTTTCACCTGGAGTTCCTGTGAATATGAGTGGAGATGCCACTATAAATGCTTCTGGTGCATTAACCATTGGAACCAATAAGATAACTACAACCAAGATAGCAGATGCTTCTGTAACAGTAGCAAAAATAGCGACTACTGCAGGTACTGCAGGTTCTTCTACTTATCTTAGAGGCGATGGAACCTGGGCTGCACCAAGCAGTAGTGGCGGAGCACAACTGCTAACAGGAACTAATACTGTGACTATGCCGGGAGCGAGTACACCTAATGCATTTACTATAACAGTCAATGGAGCAGCGGTAGGGGATGCGGTTATTGTAAACCCGTTAGGCAACATTCCAACAGGAGATTTTCCGCCAATCTACACTGCTAAAGTAACGTCCGCCAATACGATAACTGTTTATATGTATGATGCTGGTTCTATTGCTGGCTTATCTTTTTCTTTTAAAGCTACAGTAATCAAGTAA
- a CDS encoding T9SS type A sorting domain-containing protein — MSLAVFPNPTTDILNLKVGFKDYNKYRYDLFDSSGKLLTSQPITQSQTQITMTSYPASVYLLKISKEGKDIKIFKVLKNK; from the coding sequence TTGAGTTTAGCTGTTTTTCCCAACCCTACAACAGATATTCTTAATTTGAAAGTAGGATTTAAAGATTACAATAAATACCGTTATGACCTTTTTGATAGCAGCGGTAAATTACTGACAAGTCAGCCTATCACTCAGTCACAAACTCAAATTACAATGACGTCTTATCCTGCTTCTGTTTATTTACTAAAAATATCAAAAGAAGGGAAAGATATCAAAATCTTTAAGGTTCTAAAAAATAAATAA